GAGCGCATGGCCGCCGGCACCGTCGCGATCCTGCGCGCCGAAGCCGGACGGGACCCGCACGACAAACCCCTGACGGAGCTGGTCGGCGAGCTGTCCACGCGCAGCGACCACTTCCGCACCGCCTGGGCCGCCCACAACGTCCTCGTGCACCGCACGGGCGTCAAACGTATCCATCACCCGGTCGTCGGCGACCTCACCCTCGCCTACGAGGCTCTGGAGCTCCCCGCCGACACCGGGCTGACCATCATGGCCTACACCGCCGAGCCCGCGACCCCCTCGTTCGACGCCCTGAACCTGCTGGCCAGCTGGGCCGCGACGGAGCCGACGGAGCCGACGGGGTCACCTGCGCGGCCGTGACCCGCCCAGAAAGATGTCCACCGCGCCCTCGGCGATCGCGCGGATGGCCTCCGGGGTGATGTCCACGTCCTGGCTCAGCAGCAGCTTCACATGCCGGTCGGCCTTGATGATCGCCAGGAAGTACTCGACCGCCATGTCCAGGTCGCTCACTTCGAGCTCGCCCCATGCATCGAGGCGGGAGAAGTACTCGTGGATCGTTTCGCGTGTCTCCTGCCCCGCGCCCTCGACGACCAGCGCTCCCAGGTGCGGGAGGCGGCGGGCGTCGGCGACCACGGTGCGCAGGAGCTCCAGTTGCTCGCGCGAGTAGATGACCGACAGGAAGCAGGCGGCCAGCTCGACCAGGGTCGCGCGTGCGTCGCGGGACTCCAGGTCGATGTGCTCGACGCTCGTGCCGTTGACCTCGGCGCGGCGGGCGACGACCGCCTCGAACAGGGCGTCCTTGGTCGGGAAGTTGCTGTAGACGGTCGCCTTCGCGACGCCGGCGTGCACCGCCACGGCCTGCATGGTCGTGTCGGTGTAGCCGTGCCGTAAGAACAGCTCCTCTGCGGCGACGAGGACTTCCTCGCCCTTGCGTTGATACTCCCGAGCAGCGGCCATGATGCTCCAGCTCCTTTCCTGTTCAGTGGATTCAGCGGACGTGATCCGACGCAGCCCACAGATATCCGAGTGCTGCGATGCCGAGGATGGCCGTCCATTGGACGTGTACCTGATGCCACCGGGGGTCGTTCGGCGACGGGAACAGTGTGATGCTCTCCGGGAGCAGGATCGCGACGCCGATCGCGAGCAGAAAGACGGCGACGGCGAACGGCCCGGCGACGCCGTCGAGCGAGCTGCGCAGTCGAGCTGCGGCGATAGCCAGTGCCGTGGCGTAAAGCGCTGCCGCCTCGATGCCCAGAGTCCCGAGCGGGTCCGGAATTCCGGAGCTGTGCAGCGCGGAGGCGATCGCCCAGGCGATGCACACCGACATCGCCAGCGCTGGAAGCACCACCACCGCCCGGACCAGTTGACGCACCAGGCGCGACGTGGCGACGGTCGCCGTCGTCGGCGCGGACGGATCGTCCAGCAGGAACGTCGCGCCGAGCGCGGCGCAGACCGCCGCCAGCCGCAGCAGAGTCACCAGCGTTCCGGGCAGCATCCGGTCGGTCAACGCGGCGGGCACGCACACGATCGTCAGACCCGTGGCGGTGGTGGCGACGAACGGTCCCCAGTGCGTGGCGCGCACGGTCGGGCGCAGCAGAGCGGCTGCGACGCGCACGGTCACAGGCATTGCTGCTCGCCTTCCGAAGCCTGGTCCGGGGGCGCGGGTACTCCGAGAAGCGCTGCGGCCTGTTCGATCGTCGTGGTGCGCGCCGACAGCTCGTCCCAGTGCTGAAGGACGAGCTCGCCCACCTTGTCAGCAGGCTGATCCAGCAGCGTCCACACCATCGCCAGCTCCCGCGCCGGGAGGTAGAGACCGCCGCCGAACCCGGCCTCGGCGAAGGCGACGCCGGCGCCACTGCCGTCGGTCATCGTGCGCAGGCCGGCCTTCGTCCCGGCCGTCGCCTGGGCCGCGAGCCACCCGACCAGCACGCCGCGGCTCTGACACAGCTCGCCGCTCACGCCCGGTCCGGCCCGGCTGATCACCTCGTAGGCCACGCGCCCGGCCAGCCCGGTCTCCGACCAGCCGTCTCCCCACCAGGTGCCGGCCGTGAGCGCGTCGGGGGTGCCGGCGGCGACGTCGTCCGCGTGCCACTGCGCCACCGGTGCCGGCGGCGCGCCCCCGCTGCTCGTGTTCTGTGAGGCCGCATCCGGGGCGATGATCCGTTGCCGTACGGCCAGTGGCTGCACCGCCATCTGGTCGGGAACCCGCTGCAGCACTCCGCGCACAACGGCGTTCCAGTCGGTGACCCACGGAGAGAACCCTGGAAACGCGCAATAGGTAATGTTCTCAATGTGCTGACACCGCTGCTGTGAGGACGGCTGCGTGGTGGCAGCGGATCGGGCCGCCACGATCGACGCATCAGGCGGGAGCGTCTGTGCCACTCCGGCAGCGACGGTGACCGCGAGTCCCGCGGCACCGGCCACAAGCAGACCGCGCTTCCGCCCGCCGCGCATCAGGGCCGCCGTCGTGATCAGAGCGAGCAGGCCCAGGAGATAGACCAGGTGACGACCGGCCGGCCTGGTCATCAGATCCACCGGAAGCGACGCCGTTCCGTACAGCGGATCGCCTCCCGACGTGGGAGTGAAGGGGAGGAACCAGTCGGGCTTCCTGGAACCCGGCGCGATCAGAGACACCGTCAGCAACGCGACGGCGGTGAGCACCACCATCAGCAGCGGTCCGACCACGACCGAGCGCGTGACGCGGCCGAGAAGGACGCCGACGGCGCCGAAGAGCAACACCACCACCGGTCCGGTCGCGAGCTCGTAGAGGCTCACCGAGCCGACTGCCCCGGGGCGCGTGGCGAGATAGACGATGTGCACCGCGACGATCAGCGCCGCCACCATCGCCAACGGCAGTACCGCGACCAGATGTGCGGCGGTACGCCACCGCGTCGGCAGGACCAGGACGTCGAGGGCCCCGGCCGTCCCGTGCCGATGGGACCGCAGCACGGCCAGATTGCCCTGGATCAACGCAGTCCCGCCGAGCAGCAGGGCTACCGGCATCTGGGCCAACTGGTCGGTGTCCTGGAGGATCGGGAAGCGCGCCGTGCGATCGTCCGTGACCGCGTAGAGCACGACGACGAGAACAACCAGCGCCAGAACGGTGCCCGGGTGACGGATCAGCCGCGCGGACTCGAAACGGCTCAGGCATATCAGAGCCTTGCGCCGCGCCGCACGATCCGACGCCGATGGCTCGGCGGGTGATGGAGTGGGCCGGGCGGGGAGGGGAAGTGTCTGCGTCACAGTGACACCTCGTCGGCCGAACCGGGACGCTCGATCAGCATCAGGTACCCGTCTTCGAGCGTCGGTTCGATCAGCTGCGCGCCGCCCGGAGGGTTGCCGACGTTGCGATACGAACCGGTGCCGGTACGCCACGCGGCCAGTGCTCCCGGCTCGCGCGCCGAACTCGTCCAGACCCGGCCCCGCGCCAGGTCGGCGAGGTCCGTCGGGGTTCCTTCGAACAGGATCCGGCCCCGGTCCAGGACGACCACCTTCCGGCAGAGCGTCATCACGTCCTCGGTCTGGTGCGTGGAGAGCAGGACCGTGCGCCGCTCGCCGAGCTCGGCGATCAGCTCGCGGAACCTCAGCCGCTGCTCGGGGTCCAGTCCCACCGTCGGTTCGTCGAGGACCAGCAGGTCCGGATCGCCGACCAGCGCCGCCGCCAGCGCGACCCGCTGCCGCATCCCGCCTGACAGAGCCTTGATTTTCTTCCCGCGGTGAGCGTCCAGCCCGACCACGGCGAGAACCCTGCGCACTTCCTCGTGGCGTCGCCCGCGATTCGTCTGCTCCTTCAGGATCGCCACGTAGTCCACGAACGCGAACGCCGTGAAGTTCGGATGGAAACCCGGGCTCTGAGGCAGATAACCGAGGCGGCGGCGCACCGCGAGCCGGCCGGCCGGGCTGTGCGGATCGTGGCCGAGGACGGTCAGCTCGCCCCGGTCCGGCGTCATCGCCGTCGCCACGATCCGCAGCAGCGTGGTCTTGCCCGCGCCGTTGGGGCCGAGCAGCCCGGTGACCCCGTCGTGCATGGTCAGCGACACGTCGTCCAGCGCCAGCGTCCGCGCGTACCGCAGCGTCAGAGCACGCGCGGCGATGGTGGGGGCGGTCATGGAGTCCTCCTGGTGACGCGGCGCGCGACGAGGTCGGGGTGGCGGTCGGACTCGAAGCGGGACCGCAGACGCGGCAGGACGACGGCGGCCGACAGGCCCACGGCCGTCATGGCCAACTGGCCGCCGAGCGCGAACACGACGGATCTGCCGGTGTGCGGATGAACGGTGACCGCCAGCAGGGCGATCCAGCCCGCGGTGACCACGGCGACGGCGGTGAGCGGTCCGAGCCGTGGGGTCAGCGCCAGGCTGAGCAGCGTGAGGGTGAGGGAAGGCAGGACCCAGCCCAGGGCCACCAGTCCGTAATCCGGCAGAGCCAGGGCGGCCGCGAAACTGAGCAAACTGGTGGTGGAGAGCACGACCGCACACCGCAACAACAAGAGCCGGAAGGTCTGCAGCGGCGCCACCACCGCGAGCTCGTAGGAGGGATCGACGCGCGGACCGAAGGACACCGCGACGCCGGCCAGCGGGAGCAGCGGGGCCAGCGCGAGGAACACGATCGGGGTGGACACCGCCTTCGCCAGATGCGCCGACGCCGTGCTCACCACGAGGACCACGGCGATGGACGCGAACCAGGACAGCCGGAGCACCGGCGTCACGGCGAGCAGCCTGGCCGTGGCCTCGGGAACTCCTACGCGCACCAGCAACCGCTCCAGCCGGCCGGGCACCGGCGCGTCCAGCGCGGCGTCCAGGCGTGACCAGCCGTCCGCGAGCTGCGCGGGATCGGCCAGCTCGGCGAGCCGGAGCCGGCACGTCTGACAGGCGGTGAGATGCGCTTCGGTCGACCACAGCGACGGCGGCGTGCACTCGCCGGCGGCGTAGTGCCGCAACTCCTCGTTCGCCACATGCCACTCGCCGGGATCCACGACGGCCTCCGAACCCTGGGTCATGCCAGCTCCTGACGCAGTTGCCGACGGGCTCTCATCGCCCGGGTCTTGACCGTGCCGACCGGGATCTCCAGCAGGACGGCCGCCTCGCGGGTGGTCAGCCCGTCCAGCACCGTGGCCTGGAGGACCGCGCGCAGTTCGGGCGAGAGCCGGGCGAGCGCGCCGCCGAGGTCGCCGTGTTCGATGCCGAGCAGGAGCTCGTGCTCGGCCGACGGCTCCTCACGCCAGCGGCCGAGCGTGAGCATCCGCGCCAGGCGCTGCCGGGCGCCGTGCGCGCGCAGCGCGTCGATCAGGCGGCGCGAGCCGATCCGCCACAGCCACCCCGCGACGTCGGCGGACGCCTGCTCGTCGCGGAACCGCGCCGAACCGCTCCAGATCGCCAGGAACGTCTCCTGGACGACGTCGTCGACCAGGGAGCTGTCCGGGCAGCGATACCGCAGCCGCAGCGTCAGCCAACTCGCGTGCCGCCGGTAGAACGTCTCGAAGGCGCGGCGGTCGCCCGCCGCGATCGCTCCGAGCAACTCGACGTCGCTGACCGCACTCACGCCCCTTCATCGGATCGGGCGCCGCGAACGGTTCACGCTCGGGCCGGTCCTTTCGGCGGCCTCCGGCGCGGTCGCGGGCGAGCCCTCGGACCAGGCGGAAGAGGAGGCACGGGGATCGGCCGATCGGCGCTCGCGGCTCGGGGCTCGTGGCTCGGCACGTGCTCGTGGCTCGGCAAGTGCTCGTGGCTCGGCCGGTGTTCGCGGCTGGCTGTTTTCGGTTCGGTAGGCCCTCGTGGCTACAGCTGTGGCTGCGGCCAGGCGGTCGCTCGCGGTTATCCTGCCGCAGTCTCCACCAGCTCCACCACGCGTTCGGTGACCTCCTTGGTCCCGGCCGAGCCGCCGAGGTCCGGCGTGAGCACCTTCCCGTCGGCGAGCGCCG
This portion of the Catenulispora sp. EB89 genome encodes:
- a CDS encoding TetR/AcrR family transcriptional regulator; translation: MAAAREYQRKGEEVLVAAEELFLRHGYTDTTMQAVAVHAGVAKATVYSNFPTKDALFEAVVARRAEVNGTSVEHIDLESRDARATLVELAACFLSVIYSREQLELLRTVVADARRLPHLGALVVEGAGQETRETIHEYFSRLDAWGELEVSDLDMAVEYFLAIIKADRHVKLLLSQDVDITPEAIRAIAEGAVDIFLGGSRPRR
- a CDS encoding ABC transporter ATP-binding protein; translated protein: MTAPTIAARALTLRYARTLALDDVSLTMHDGVTGLLGPNGAGKTTLLRIVATAMTPDRGELTVLGHDPHSPAGRLAVRRRLGYLPQSPGFHPNFTAFAFVDYVAILKEQTNRGRRHEEVRRVLAVVGLDAHRGKKIKALSGGMRQRVALAAALVGDPDLLVLDEPTVGLDPEQRLRFRELIAELGERRTVLLSTHQTEDVMTLCRKVVVLDRGRILFEGTPTDLADLARGRVWTSSAREPGALAAWRTGTGSYRNVGNPPGGAQLIEPTLEDGYLMLIERPGSADEVSL
- a CDS encoding zf-HC2 domain-containing protein, with translation MTQGSEAVVDPGEWHVANEELRHYAAGECTPPSLWSTEAHLTACQTCRLRLAELADPAQLADGWSRLDAALDAPVPGRLERLLVRVGVPEATARLLAVTPVLRLSWFASIAVVLVVSTASAHLAKAVSTPIVFLALAPLLPLAGVAVSFGPRVDPSYELAVVAPLQTFRLLLLRCAVVLSTTSLLSFAAALALPDYGLVALGWVLPSLTLTLLSLALTPRLGPLTAVAVVTAGWIALLAVTVHPHTGRSVVFALGGQLAMTAVGLSAAVVLPRLRSRFESDRHPDLVARRVTRRTP
- a CDS encoding RNA polymerase sigma factor; its protein translation is MSAVSDVELLGAIAAGDRRAFETFYRRHASWLTLRLRYRCPDSSLVDDVVQETFLAIWSGSARFRDEQASADVAGWLWRIGSRRLIDALRAHGARQRLARMLTLGRWREEPSAEHELLLGIEHGDLGGALARLSPELRAVLQATVLDGLTTREAAVLLEIPVGTVKTRAMRARRQLRQELA